In Cotesia glomerata isolate CgM1 linkage group LG3, MPM_Cglom_v2.3, whole genome shotgun sequence, one genomic interval encodes:
- the LOC123260731 gene encoding glutamate--cysteine ligase catalytic subunit-like — protein sequence MGLLTEGHPISWEETKKLSKHVRKHGIIQFINLYKKLRDREGDVLKWGDEVEYMLVKLNHEKKTAKLSLRSYELMLKLNEKEQADPSAVKCLWRPEFGAYMIEGTPGQPYGGLMAHFNIVEANMKHRRLEAEEQLKSEEILMTFTNFLRLGSPDSTEPPANPTPDTGYQRSLFLSDEVVFPGHPRFKTLATNIRQRRGEKVIINVPIYKDENTPKPFREDLSALGDDGSSAKVAKDDHIYMDAMVFGMGCCCLQVTFQASNIREARTLYDQLTPLCPIMLALTAASPVYRGYLADIDSRWFVVSNSVDCRTRGERGLEPLKGEEFIIKTSRYGSVESYLSEQGDKYNDTPLLYDKEVYNQLIDNGIDHLLAQHVAHLFIRDCVCLMSTQLDQNDETDTDHFENLQSTNWRSMRFKPPPPNSSIGWRVEFRPCDVQMTDFENAAVVCFIVLLSRVILSYNLNLLIPISKVIENMTRGEKRDAVNKEKFWFRKDITSTGEKDNALETDQYGEFTVNEIINGKDGVFVGLIPLINSYLNNMNVDADTHCTIQRYLKLIRKRSSGELMTTAAWIRKEVINHPEYKKDSVVNEAMTYDIIKNAYEIQKGVRSCPELLGFCTTSKTTETIPAAIAIAEKCHLVN from the exons ATGGGTTTGCTAACCGAAGGTCATCCTATTAGTTGggaagaaacaaaaaaactttCTAAACACGTGAGAAAACATGGAATAATtcagtttataaatttgtataaaaaattgagagaCCGAGAGGGTGATGTACTTAAGTGGGGTGATGAg gtcGAGTATATGCTGGTGAAGCTAAATCATGAAAAGAAAACGGCTAAATTGAGCCTGAGGTCGTATGAGCTCATGCTAAAACTCAATGAAAAGGAGCAGGCTGATCCTAG cgcgGTAAAATGCTTGTGGAGACCGGAATTCGGAGCTTATATGATTGAAGGGACTCCAGGACAGCCGTATGGAGGCTTAATGGCtcattttaatattgttgAGGCTAATATGAAACACCGAAGACTGGAAGCTGAGGAACAATTAAAGTctgaagaaatattaatgacttttactaattttttgag acTAGGCAGTCCTGACTCAACAGAACCACCAGCAAACCCAACACCAGACACTGGATATCAAAGAAGTTTATTTCTTTCCGATGAAGTTGTATTTCCAGGTCATCCCCGTTTCAAGACACTTGCTACAAATATTAGACAACGTCGGGGTGAAAAAGTAATCATAAATGTTCCca TTTACAAAGATGAAAACACTCCAAAGCCCTTCCGCGAAGATTTATCAGCTTTAGGCGACGACGGAAGCAGCGCTAAAGTCGCTAAAGACGACCACATCTACATGGACGCTATGGTCTTCGGAATGGGCTGCTGCTGCTTGCAAGTGACCTTCCAAGCAAGTAACATCCGGGAAGCTAGGACTTTATACGACCAGTTGACGCCTTTGTGTCCTATAATG TTGGCTCTTACTGCTGCCAGTCCGGTCTACCGAGGGTACCTTGCCGACATCGACAGCCGGTGGTTTGTTGTCTCCAACTCAGTGGATTGTCGGACCAGAGGTGAACGCGGACTTGAACCACTCAAAGGCGAAGAGTTTATCATCAAGACCTCGCGATACGGTTCGGTCGAGTCTTACCTCAGCGAGCAGGGAGACAAGTACAATGATACCCCGTTGCTCTATGATAAAGAGGTCTACAACCAGCTGATTGATAATGGAATTGATCATCTTTTGGCTCAGCACGTTGCTCATTTATTTATTCGGGATTGTGTTTGTCTTATGTCTACGCAGTTGGATCAAAATGATGAAACAGACACTGATCATTTtgag aactTACAATCAACAAATTGGCGTTCAATGCGTTTCAAGCCTCCACCACCAAACTCATCAATCGGATGGCGAGTAGAATTCCGACCTTGCGACGTCCAAATGACTGATTTTGAGAACGCAGCGGTAGTCTGTTTCATCGTGTTGCTGTCACGAGTAATTCTCAGCTACAATCTCAATTTACTGATACCCATAAGCAAAGTAATCGAGAACATGACACGAGGAGAGAAGCGAGACGCAgtaaacaaagaaaaattctgGTTCCGGAAAGATATCACTTCGACAGGCGAGAAAGATAACGCCTTAGAGACTGACCAGTACGGGGAGTTCACtgttaatgaaataataaacgGCAAGGACGGAGTGTTTGTCGGGCTGATTCCGCTTATCAACAGCTACTTGAACAACATGAACGTCGACGCAGACACTCACTGCACTATCCAGCGCTATCTCAAGCTGATTAGGAAACGCTCCTCTGGTGAGCTGATGACTACTGCAGCCTGGATTAGGAAGGAGGTCATCAATCAtccagagtacaaaaaagacTCCGTGGTCAACGAAGCTATGACTTACGATATTATCAAGAATGCTTACGAGATCCAGAAGGGAGTCAGATCTTGCCCGGAGTTACTGGGCTTCTGCACTACTTCGAAAACTACCGAAACTATTCCAGCGGCTATTGCCATCGCTGAGAAATGTCACTTGGTCAATTAA
- the LOC123261089 gene encoding 60S acidic ribosomal protein P0 yields MGREDKATWKSNYFLKLIQLLDDYPKCFIVGADNVGSKQMQQIRMSLRGTAVVLMGKNTMMRKAIRGHIERNAALEKLLPHIRGNVGFVFTRSDLVEVRDKLLENKVRAPARAGAIAPLSVIIPAQNTGLGPEKTSFFQALSIPTKISKGTIEIINDVHILKPGDKVGASEATLLNMLNISPFSYGLMVEQVYDSGTIFAPEILDIKPEDLREKFMAGVANLASVCLAVGYPTIASAPHSIVNGFKNLLALAAVTDVEFEEAKTIKEYIKDPSKFTAVAAAPAATTVAAAPAADKKEEKKEDSESEDDDMGFGLFD; encoded by the exons ATGGGTAGGGAGGACAAAGCAACCTGGAAGTCAAACTACTTCTTAAAACTTAtt CAATTGTTGGACGATTACCCAAAATGTTTCATCGTGGGCGCAGACAATGTTGGTTCAAAGCAGATGCAGCAGATCCGTATGTCCCTGCGTGGAACCGCAGTGGTACTCATGGGAAAGAACACCATGATGCGCAAAGCCATCCGCGGTCACATTGAGCGCAACGCAGCTTTAGAGAAGCTTCTTCCCCACATTCGCGGAAACGTCGGCTTCGTCTTCACCCGCAGCGACCTTGTTGAGGTCCGTGACAAGCTTCTGGAGAACAAAGTCCGAGCTCCAGCTCGTGCTGGTGCCATCGCGCCTCTCAGTGTCATCATTCCGGCCCAAAACACCGGTCTAGGTCCCGAGAAGACTTCTTTCTTCCAGGCCTTGAGTATCCCCACCAAGATTTCCAAGGGTACCATTGAAATCatc aacgACGTCCACATCTTGAAACCCGGTGACAAAGTCGGAGCTTCAGAAGCAACTCTTCTGAACATGTTGAACATCTCTCCGTTCTCATACGGTCTGATGGTCGAGCAGGTCTACGACTCAGGTACCATCTTCGCCCCGGAGATCCTGGACATCAAGCCCGAGGACTTGAGGGAGAAATTCATGGCTGGAGTCGCCAACTTGGCTTCGGTTTGTTTGGCTGTCGGCTATCCGACTATTGCCAGTGCTCCTCACAGCATTGTCAACGGATTCAAGAATTTGTTGGCTCTCGCCGCCGTCACCGACGTCGAATTCGAGGAAGCCAAGACCATCAAGGAATACATCAAG GACCCGAGCAAATTCACTGCCGTCGCCGCCGCTCCAGCAGCCACAACCGTTGCTGCTGCCCCAGCAGCTGATAAGAAGGAAGAAAAGAAAGAAGACTCTGAATCCGAGGATGATGACATGGGTTTCGGTCTTTTTGACTAA
- the LOC123262231 gene encoding serine palmitoyltransferase 1, with translation MSAKFILLETIDIFGIFPHYQTLLGAFLVLWLIWLFAKRRYNAASSSRHPSEEQVLAKLSTWHPEPLIAELQNPAHPSLNPRVVSSVSEKRITVDGKDCLNLGSHNYLGLLGDERIKEKAVKTVQKYGVGSCGPRGFYGTVDVHLELEERLAKYMEAEEAIVYSYGFSTLASAIPAYCKRKDIIFADEKVNFAIQKGLDATRSPVRYFKHNDVQDLERLLLEQAAVDKKDLKKASKLRRFLIVEGIYINTGLVCPLPDLVKLCRKYKLRIFVDESISFGTLGKNGKGVTEHFDVPRHEVDMIMGSLEWAMGSIGGFCVGSTYVIEHQRLSGLGYCFSASLPPLLTAAAITSLDIIEEDPSILKALQDNCRAMQKKLGELKYFELSALPESPVKHLFLKNSFERAQEEELLMKISDKCIQNYVAVIPPVYLKAERELPRPSLRLCISSTLDNQDMEFVVQTLEKCSKEILD, from the exons atgagtgcaaaatttatcttattggAAACAATAGACATCTTTGGAATTTTTCCGCACTACCAGACACTGCTCGGAGCGTTTCTGGTCTTGTGGTTGATATGGTTGTTTGCAAAACGTCGTTACAACGCGGCAAGTTCATCAAGACACCCCAGTGAGGAGCAAGTCCTCGCCAAGCTGTCAACCTGGCACCCGGAGCCTTTGATCGCCGAGCTGCAGAATCCGGCTCATCCGTCGCTGAATCCGCGAGTGGTTTCCTCGGTGTCGGAAAAGCGGATCACCGTCGACGGCAAAGACTGCCTCAACCTGGGAAGTCACAACTACTTGGGGCTGCTCGGCGATGAACGAATCAAGGAGAAGGCTGTCAAGACGGTACAAAAATACGGAGTGGGTTCTTGTGGCCCCAGGGGGTTCTATGGAACCGTCGACGTGCATCTGGAGCTGGAGGAGCGGCTGGCTAAGTACATGGAGGCTGAGGAAGCTATAGTCTACTCCTACGGGTTCAGCACCCTGGCCTCGGCCATTCCGGCGTATTGTAAGCgtaaagatattatttttgcaGATGAAAAGGTTAATTTTGCCATTCAGAAGGGCCTGGATGCCACCAGGTCGCCCGTTCGCTACTTCAAACACAACGACGTCCAGGATTTGGAGCGCTTGTTGCTCGAGCAAGCTGCTGTTGACAAGAAAGATCTGAAGAAAGCGAGCAAACTGAGGAGGTTCCTCATCGTCGAGGGGATTTACATTAACACTGGACTCGTTTGTCCCCTCCCGGATCTGGTCAAACTCTGCAGGAAGTATAAATTGAGGATTTTTGTTGATGAATCCATCTCATTTGGTACTTTGGGAAAGAATGGTAAAGGTGTTACTGAACATTTTGATGTTCCACGTCATGAAGTCGATATGATTAtgg gtTCCTTAGAATGGGCAATGGGATCAATAGGAGGATTCTGTGTCGGTTCGACCTATGTAATCGAGCACCAACGACTATCTGGACTCGGTTACTGTTTCTCAGCCTCCCTTCCACCATTGCTAACAGCAGCAGCAATTACCTCTCTCGACATAATCGAAGAAGACCCGAGTATATTAAAAGCTCTCCAGGATAATTGCCGTGCCATGCAGAAAAAGTTAGGCGAGCTCAAGTACTTTGAGCTTTCAGCGCTCCCAGAGTCGCCGGTCAAGCActtgtttttgaaaaatagctTCGAGAGAGCTCAGGAGGAAGAGCTGCTGATGAAAATTAGCGACAAGTGTATCCAGAATTACGTAGCAGTCATTCCACCAGTTTATTTGAAAGCAGAGCGGGAACTACCTCGTCCCAGTTTGCGCTTGTGTATTTCAAGTACCTTGGATAATCAAGACATGGAGTTTGTTGTCCAGACTCTTGAAAAATGTTCCAAAGAAATACTGGATTAA
- the LOC123260563 gene encoding uncharacterized protein LOC123260563: MFLRFLCFVLLVCAFSQLLNKTATASASACASTSCPTTTTTTTIPAPKAALGNFAGSIVDNTKKAVHKSSNVVLGGVKNVGNIIKGGWNFADNVVDGSLNFAKKIGSLGYKIVTVVPKGLNDVLLDIVEKGQKKLKEKLEKEENKDEDKDKDEDKNEDSTTKAPDTTDGELFIYLNNLKIPVTLEQIVEVANVLKGTKDPFPLVADASPLPYFVFINNDEAQVLNADQLIEIGDELKQAKKKADEDAKVIP; encoded by the exons atgttcCTTCGATTTTTGTGTTTCGTCCTTTTAGTCTGCGCGTTCAGCcag ttGTTGAATAAGACTGCTACAGCTTCTGCCTCTGCTTGTGCTTCTACTTCTTGtccaacaacaacaacaacaacaactatTCCAGCACCAAAAGCCGCTCTTGGAAATTTTGCAGGCAGT atcGTCGATAACACAAAAAAAGCAGTTCACAAAAGCAGTAACGTCGTATTAGGCGGAGTAAAAAATGTCGGTAATATAATCAAGGGTGGCTGGAACTTTGCTGACAATGTCGTTGATGGAAGCTTGAATTTcgctaaaaaaattggatCCCTAGGGTACAAAATAGTGACAGTCGTACCAAAGGGCCTGAACGACGTACTCTTGGATATCGTCGAAAaaggacaaaaaaaattgaaggaaAAACTTGAGAAGGAAGAAAACAAGGATGAAGACAAAGACAAGGACGAAGATAAAAACGAGGACAGCACAACGAAAGCTCCAGACACTACTGATGGAGAATTGTTTATCTACCTGAACAACTTGAAGATTCCAGTAACCCTTGAGCAAATAGTTGAGGTCGCTAATGTTCTCAAGGGCACCAAGGATCCTTTCCCACTCGTGGCCGATGCTTCTCCACTACCATACTTCGTTTTCATCAACAACGACGAAGCCCAAGTTCTCAATGCTGATCAGCTTATTGAGATTGGGGATGAGTTAAAGCAAGCAAAGAAGAAGGCTGATGAAGACGCAAAAGTAAttccataa
- the LOC123262233 gene encoding uncharacterized protein LOC123262233, which translates to MLGKYIFFLLIVCTISQVKCQNPGNERENGIPRSFIGEILRCAADLRRQFANMIDKVIFSFKNALKNNDEGLFGGFKKIFGKNRIIETYQPEQDNEADDMNVEPQVEEFTNRQFLNQKYNRRFMDQNYNGRPIRSDFIFKLISDLCAEGRNIPGICN; encoded by the exons ATGCTCgggaaatatatttttttcttgcttATTGTTTGCACCATTAGTCAg GTAAAATGTCAAAATCCGGGAAATGAAAGAGAAAATGGTATACCACGGTCTTTTATCGGAGAAATTCTTAGATGCGCTGCTGATCTTAGACGCCAATTTGCAAATATGATTGATAAA GTTATTTTCTCATTTAAAAacgcattaaaaaataatgatgaaGGACTTTTCGGCgggttcaaaaaaatatttggcaAAAACCGCATTATTGAAACTTACCAACCAG agCAAGACAACGAAGCTGATGACATGAATGTGGAACCACAAGTTGAAGAGTTCACAAACCGACAGTTCCTGAatcaaaaatacaatagaCGTTTTATGGATCAAAATTACAATGGCCGTCCCATCAGaagtgattttatttttaaacttattagcGACCTCTGCGCAGAAGGAAGAAATATCCCTGGaatatgtaattaa
- the LOC123262232 gene encoding uncharacterized protein LOC123262232 yields the protein MSLYLWRFIFLICVLIQTCEINTEEINQDGSLLAKLFRFGADWKLKASDEIDGVVGQFKSVLGSGSGSLFSNLRQIIEAASSGIQNSDTAVKSGLEAAKNAALTSYYAGRAAPKTAVDLTNVGMKSLENLMKNSLSPLGVSGKKVKQVVVLYEDGSVEPVSDVDNSLPLFAAGP from the exons atgagtttatatttgtggcgttttatatttttaatttgtgtaTTAATTCag accTGCGAAATAAATACAGAAGAAATAAACCAAGATGGAAGTTTACTAGCGAAGCTATTTCGTTTTGGGGCTGATTGGAAATTAAAAGCCTCTGATGAAATTGATGGt GTAGTCGGTCAGTTCAAAAGTGTTCTAGGATCTGGAAGCGGGTCACTCTTCTCTAATCTTCGACAAATAATAGAAGCAGCTTCATCTGGTATCCAAAACAGTGACACTGCAGTCAAAAGCGGTCTGGAAGCTGCGAAAAATGCAGCGCTGACCAGCTACTACGCTGGAAGAGCTGCTCCGAAGACAGCAGTGGACTTGACCAACGTCGGGATGAAATCCCTCGAAAATCTTATGAAAAATTCGCTTTCACCCCTAGGAGTTTCTGGAAAAAAAGTCAAGCAAGTAGTTGTTCTCTATGAGGACGGATCCGTCGAACCTGTTTCCGATGTCGATAATTCATTGCCTTTGTTCGCAGCTGGCCCTTGA